From a single Nocardioides panacis genomic region:
- a CDS encoding DUF58 domain-containing protein, with the protein MREALSALTTRGRAFLAAGGTAFLCALFLGHDELVRVGALLIVLPLATAWFLGRSRYRLGLVRSIAPAQVAAGQQARVQLDLTNDGRMPTGLLLLEDQIPYVLGTRPRFVVDKMGPKWKRSVGYLVRSDVRGKFDVGPMKVRLSDPFGLVELERTFRTRSTLVVTPRVVPLPVVPLSGVWTGSGDNRPRAFASGSAEDVTVREYHRGDDLRRVHWRSSAHAGELMVRREEQPWQSRATLFVDNRKIAHRGTGAASSLEQAVSLAASIAVHLVQRGFSVRLVTASGPDQSSTWHEHGARAAEAAPLLEQLAVLTDTTHPHLDLRWLQEAGHSGLLIAVLGDVAEHDKPVLTRMRHSASGALAVALDVPAWERGSSTGALGTAQGTAWLGAHGWRAVSAGPTDPFPAVWQELGTSGRSANGRNREPAPTAPLTGNAS; encoded by the coding sequence ATGCGTGAAGCACTGTCGGCCCTCACCACCCGCGGACGGGCGTTCCTCGCCGCCGGCGGCACCGCGTTCCTGTGCGCGCTGTTCCTCGGGCACGACGAGCTGGTCCGGGTCGGCGCGCTGCTGATCGTGCTGCCGCTGGCCACCGCGTGGTTCCTGGGGCGCAGCCGCTACCGGCTCGGCCTGGTCCGCTCCATCGCCCCGGCCCAGGTCGCCGCCGGCCAGCAGGCCCGGGTGCAGCTCGACCTGACCAACGACGGCCGGATGCCGACCGGCCTGCTGCTGCTCGAGGACCAGATCCCCTACGTGCTCGGCACCCGGCCCCGGTTCGTGGTCGACAAGATGGGCCCGAAGTGGAAGCGCAGCGTGGGCTACCTCGTGCGCTCCGACGTCCGCGGCAAGTTCGACGTCGGCCCGATGAAGGTGCGGCTGTCCGACCCGTTCGGCCTCGTCGAGCTCGAGCGCACGTTCCGCACCCGCTCGACGCTGGTGGTCACCCCGCGGGTCGTGCCGCTGCCCGTCGTACCGCTGTCGGGGGTGTGGACCGGGTCCGGGGACAACCGGCCGCGCGCGTTCGCGAGCGGCAGCGCCGAGGACGTGACGGTGCGGGAGTACCACCGTGGCGACGACCTGCGGCGGGTGCACTGGCGCAGCAGCGCGCACGCCGGCGAGCTGATGGTGCGCCGCGAGGAGCAGCCCTGGCAGTCCCGGGCGACGCTCTTCGTCGACAACCGCAAGATCGCGCACCGCGGCACGGGCGCGGCCTCCTCGCTGGAGCAGGCAGTCTCCCTGGCCGCGTCGATCGCCGTGCACCTGGTGCAGCGCGGCTTCAGCGTCCGGCTGGTCACCGCGTCCGGGCCGGACCAGAGCAGCACCTGGCACGAGCACGGCGCCCGGGCGGCCGAGGCCGCTCCCCTGCTCGAGCAGCTGGCGGTGCTCACCGACACCACGCACCCGCACCTCGACCTGCGCTGGCTTCAGGAGGCCGGCCACTCCGGTCTGCTGATCGCGGTGCTCGGGGACGTGGCGGAGCACGACAAGCCGGTGCTGACCCGGATGCGGCACTCCGCCTCCGGGGCGCTGGCGGTCGCGCTCGACGTACCTGCCTGGGAGCGGGGCTCGAGCACCGGGGCGCTCGGCACCGCGCAGGGCACGGCCTGGCTCGGCGCGCACGGCTGGCGGGCCGTCTCGGCCGGGCCCACCGACCCGTTCCCGGCGGTGTGGCAGGAGCTCGGCACGTCCGGGCGCAGCGCCAACGGACGCAACCGGGAGCCGGCGCCCACCGCACCGCTGACCGGGAACGCGTCATGA
- a CDS encoding transglutaminaseTgpA domain-containing protein yields MPSLLAALTTFVTLLAWTKFAENPAGFMVPILGACLMVAVLGMLLRMLRLPAFVVALAQLVLVLLWLNHREAAALSFGGWVPTPSSVQELFAAFGDSVVASQAYAAPVPKSVPEFYPLMILAGALTAVLVDFLAVGLRRAPLAGLPLLALYTAPVSVLDGGVSWLKFAAAALCFLFLIASEEAQRLSHWGHQLSPGGRIFDTQTTTVSSQAVWASARKIGLTATGVAVVVPLLVPSFSASFFGGGNGPGNGDGDAVSISNPMIDLKRDLTQGQDVELIRMTTTENDPSYLRITVLDSFDGTAWRPSSRDIPVKQRADGEVTRPPGLDLTIPSRKVSATLEASANFRSRWLPTPYPVSSVQAPGDWRYDRSTLDFISAADNQTTANISYRLTALDLSPSAADLAESTPAPASVYTPNTELPRDLPASVRKLARTVTDGEATKFEQAVALQQFFRVDGGFRYSLKRDRGNGTDDLVRFLSTDGRVGYCEQFAASMALMGRAIGIPSRVAVGFLRPDRVAPNTYVYSSHDLHAWPEMYFGGIGWVRFEPTPQDRAAGVPAYTTQEVPRPAPSESSSAPAVAPTLNRIDRSTDPNAAVNGKKSSSPLTDPAVVGSAVALLVLLLLALAPRTTRTLVRRRRWTAAGTGAALVEAGWDEVRDTAVDLGVAFDDGVTLRTAARDLVAAFGRPGDEDDALGRSTHRGPDADPEATRALDRLVGLLERARYARALPDGAATEEQVRSDVAACVAALRAGAGKRRRTRATWLPGSLTNRRVSPRGSTRRGPVLEPGVDRAV; encoded by the coding sequence GTGCCGTCGCTGCTGGCCGCGCTGACCACCTTCGTGACGCTGCTCGCGTGGACGAAGTTCGCGGAGAACCCGGCCGGCTTCATGGTGCCGATCCTGGGCGCCTGCCTGATGGTCGCGGTGCTGGGCATGCTGCTGCGGATGCTGCGGCTGCCGGCGTTCGTGGTCGCGCTCGCCCAGCTGGTGCTGGTGCTGCTCTGGCTGAACCACCGGGAGGCCGCGGCGCTGTCGTTCGGCGGCTGGGTGCCCACGCCGTCCTCGGTGCAGGAGCTGTTCGCCGCCTTCGGCGACTCGGTGGTCGCCTCCCAGGCCTACGCCGCCCCGGTCCCCAAGTCGGTGCCGGAGTTCTACCCGCTGATGATCCTGGCCGGCGCGCTGACCGCGGTGCTGGTCGACTTCCTCGCCGTCGGCCTGCGCCGCGCCCCGCTGGCCGGTCTCCCGCTGCTGGCGCTCTACACCGCGCCCGTCAGCGTCCTCGACGGTGGCGTGTCCTGGCTGAAGTTCGCCGCGGCGGCGCTGTGCTTCCTGTTCCTGATCGCCTCGGAGGAGGCCCAGCGGCTCTCCCACTGGGGGCACCAGCTCTCCCCCGGCGGCCGGATCTTCGACACCCAGACCACCACCGTGAGCAGCCAGGCGGTCTGGGCCTCGGCGCGCAAGATCGGGCTGACCGCGACCGGGGTGGCCGTGGTCGTCCCGCTGCTGGTGCCGTCGTTCAGCGCCTCGTTCTTCGGCGGCGGCAACGGGCCGGGCAACGGCGACGGCGACGCGGTGTCGATCTCCAACCCGATGATCGACCTCAAGCGCGACCTCACCCAGGGCCAGGACGTCGAGCTCATCCGGATGACCACGACGGAGAACGACCCGTCCTACCTCCGGATCACCGTGCTGGACTCCTTCGACGGCACCGCCTGGCGCCCCTCGAGCCGCGACATCCCCGTCAAGCAGCGCGCCGACGGCGAGGTGACCCGGCCGCCGGGGCTGGACCTCACGATCCCGTCCCGGAAGGTGAGCGCCACCCTCGAGGCGAGCGCCAACTTCAGGTCACGCTGGCTGCCGACGCCGTACCCGGTCTCCTCGGTGCAGGCGCCGGGCGACTGGCGCTACGACCGCTCGACGCTGGACTTCATCAGCGCCGCCGACAACCAGACGACGGCCAACATCTCCTACCGGCTGACGGCGCTCGACCTGTCGCCGTCCGCGGCGGACCTCGCCGAGTCGACCCCCGCCCCGGCCTCGGTCTACACCCCGAACACCGAGCTGCCCCGCGACCTGCCCGCCTCGGTCAGGAAGCTGGCCCGCACCGTCACGGACGGGGAGGCCACGAAGTTCGAGCAGGCCGTCGCCCTCCAGCAGTTCTTCCGGGTCGACGGCGGCTTCCGCTACTCCCTCAAGCGCGACCGCGGGAACGGCACCGACGACCTGGTGCGGTTCCTCTCGACCGACGGCCGGGTCGGCTACTGCGAGCAGTTCGCCGCGTCGATGGCGCTGATGGGCCGGGCCATCGGGATCCCCTCGCGGGTCGCCGTCGGGTTCCTGCGCCCGGACCGGGTGGCGCCGAACACCTACGTCTACAGCTCGCACGACCTGCACGCGTGGCCGGAGATGTACTTCGGCGGGATCGGCTGGGTGCGCTTCGAGCCCACCCCGCAGGACCGGGCCGCCGGCGTCCCGGCGTACACCACCCAGGAGGTGCCGCGCCCGGCGCCCAGCGAGAGCAGCTCGGCGCCGGCGGTCGCCCCCACCCTGAACCGCATCGACCGGTCCACCGACCCGAACGCCGCCGTGAACGGCAAGAAGTCCTCCTCGCCGCTGACCGACCCGGCCGTGGTGGGCTCCGCCGTGGCCCTGCTCGTGCTGCTGCTGCTGGCGCTGGCCCCGCGCACCACGCGCACGCTGGTACGTCGCCGCCGCTGGACCGCCGCGGGCACCGGTGCCGCGCTCGTCGAGGCCGGGTGGGACGAGGTCCGCGACACGGCCGTGGACCTGGGCGTCGCGTTCGACGACGGGGTCACGCTGCGCACCGCGGCCCGGGACCTGGTGGCCGCGTTCGGACGTCCCGGTGACGAGGACGACGCCCTCGGCCGGTCCACCCACCGCGGCCCGGACGCCGACCCGGAGGCCACCCGCGCCCTGGACCGGCTCGTCGGCCTGCTCGAACGGGCCCGGTACGCCCGCGCCCTGCCGGACGGCGCGGCGACCGAGGAGCAGGTGCGCTCCGACGTGGCGGCCTGCGTCGCCGCCCTGCGCGCGGGTGCCGGCAAGCGGCGGCGGACCCGCGCGACCTGGCTGCCGGGCTCGCTCACCAACCGCCGGGTGTCCCCGCGCGGCAGCACCCGCCGCGGCCCCGTCCTCGAGCCCGGCGTGGACCGCGCCGTCTGA
- a CDS encoding DUF3040 domain-containing protein: MPLSEEELRLLEQMERALVADDPKLASTMRGTTLRASARRRALLAGLVFVVGLVVLMTGAVTQNTIVGIIGFVVMLGSAYVALSSWKGHGQAAEQPRGEPGSHPSFSVIDGGRSKKSRGSRGRSPQQSHSMMERFEERWRRRRDQNGY, encoded by the coding sequence GTGCCGCTCTCTGAAGAGGAGCTGCGTCTGCTCGAGCAGATGGAGCGCGCCCTCGTTGCCGACGACCCCAAGCTGGCGTCGACCATGCGGGGGACCACGTTGCGGGCCTCGGCGCGCCGACGAGCCCTTCTCGCTGGGCTGGTCTTCGTCGTCGGACTCGTCGTCCTGATGACCGGTGCGGTCACCCAGAACACCATCGTCGGGATCATCGGCTTCGTGGTCATGCTCGGCTCGGCGTACGTCGCCCTCAGCTCCTGGAAGGGCCACGGCCAGGCCGCCGAGCAGCCGCGCGGCGAGCCGGGTTCGCACCCCTCGTTCAGCGTCATCGACGGCGGCCGCAGCAAGAAGTCCCGCGGCTCACGGGGCCGCTCCCCGCAGCAGTCGCACTCGATGATGGAGCGCTTCGAGGAGCGCTGGCGCCGCCGCCGCGACCAGAACGGCTACTGA
- a CDS encoding FliA/WhiG family RNA polymerase sigma factor, which yields MSPSDDLEQIWNEFRATGEASLRNRLVLQYAPLVKYVAGRLRTRMPDSVDPDDLVSDGVLGLMDAIERFEPARGLSFQTFAVPRIRGAIIDGMRSMDFVPRSVRDKLRTVQRAQVSLEERLGRVPEDVEVAREVGIPVQQLRDLSRQANSNHANLDDFDLADELSSAADHQVEQGDVNASLMRVVDQLAERDQVIIALYYFEGLTLAEIGQVLGVTESRVSQVHRRATTTLREKLVALDSA from the coding sequence ATGAGCCCCAGCGACGACCTCGAGCAGATCTGGAACGAGTTCCGGGCCACCGGCGAAGCCAGCCTGCGCAACCGGCTGGTCCTGCAGTACGCCCCGCTGGTGAAGTACGTCGCCGGCCGGCTGCGCACCCGGATGCCCGACTCGGTCGACCCCGACGACCTGGTGTCGGACGGCGTGCTCGGCCTGATGGACGCCATCGAGCGGTTCGAGCCGGCCCGCGGGCTGTCGTTCCAGACCTTCGCGGTGCCCCGGATCCGGGGCGCGATCATCGACGGGATGCGCTCGATGGACTTCGTGCCGCGCTCGGTCCGCGACAAGCTCCGCACCGTCCAGCGCGCCCAGGTCTCCCTCGAGGAGCGGCTCGGCCGGGTGCCCGAGGACGTCGAGGTCGCCCGCGAGGTCGGCATCCCGGTCCAGCAGCTGCGCGACCTCAGCCGGCAGGCCAACTCCAACCACGCCAACCTCGACGACTTCGACCTCGCCGACGAGCTCTCCTCGGCCGCCGACCACCAGGTCGAGCAGGGCGACGTGAACGCCTCGCTGATGCGGGTCGTCGACCAGCTCGCCGAGCGCGACCAGGTGATCATCGCGCTCTACTACTTCGAGGGCCTCACGCTGGCCGAGATCGGTCAGGTCCTCGGGGTGACCGAGTCGCGGGTCAGCCAGGTGCACCGCCGGGCAACCACGACGTTGCGGGAGAAGCTCGTCGCCCTCGACTCTGCCTAG
- a CDS encoding RsiG family protein: protein MSPLGEDEGGLALADATPGPDAWAELTLEDLRLYRRRVAEEEEKVSYWRRLVHARIDVLEAEAHHERPLRLDELIRVLGDTGTGRTRTALVSVRAADDLPELPILADMWVTELDPNDTAAVSAAIARLRQAEEQLTDYRRALHERLDEATSELIARYRDNPVSALVAFTAPHTGGGRSGAMA from the coding sequence ATGAGCCCGCTAGGAGAAGACGAGGGTGGTCTGGCACTGGCCGACGCCACTCCTGGTCCCGACGCCTGGGCGGAGCTGACGCTCGAGGACCTGCGCCTCTACCGACGCCGGGTGGCGGAGGAGGAGGAGAAGGTCTCCTACTGGCGTCGTCTGGTGCACGCCCGCATCGACGTGCTCGAGGCCGAGGCCCACCACGAGCGGCCGCTGCGGCTCGACGAGCTGATCCGGGTCCTGGGGGACACCGGCACCGGGCGCACCCGCACCGCGCTGGTCAGCGTGCGGGCCGCCGACGACCTGCCCGAGCTGCCGATCCTCGCCGACATGTGGGTCACCGAGCTCGACCCCAACGACACTGCCGCGGTCTCCGCGGCGATCGCCCGGTTGCGGCAGGCCGAGGAGCAGCTCACCGACTACCGGCGTGCCCTGCACGAGCGGCTCGACGAGGCCACCTCCGAGCTGATCGCGCGCTACCGCGACAACCCGGTCAGCGCCCTGGTGGCCTTCACCGCCCCGCACACCGGCGGCGGACGTTCAGGAGCGATGGCATGA
- the dinB gene encoding DNA polymerase IV, whose amino-acid sequence MTPEEASWECPVLHVDMDAFYASVAVRDRPDLQDVPVVVGGGHRGVVLSANYRARTYGVRSAMPMTRARRLCPNAVVLSPSFETFDVVSRSVMETFRQVTPLVEVVSLDEAFLDVSGSVRRLGSPYAIASLLRARIYDEQGITCSVGMAATVAVAKLASRRAKPDGIVVVPPAAVTTFLHPLDVGELWGVGEKTSDLLHRLGLRTVGDIAHTPLTTLQRAVGVHLATSLHQLAWGEDRRVVTARRGGDEPDKSMGADETFGRDTDDREVVLRELLRLSAKVATRMRAAQVAGRTVTVKVRFADFTTLTRSKTLGEATDVTREIYRTATDLFTGLGLQRARIRLVGVRVEGLVPRSTVQRQLVLGERERGWPEADGAVDRATRRFGAAALRPATLLGSDRA is encoded by the coding sequence GTGACCCCGGAGGAGGCGTCCTGGGAGTGCCCGGTCCTGCACGTCGACATGGACGCGTTCTACGCCTCCGTCGCCGTCCGGGACCGCCCCGACCTCCAGGACGTCCCGGTCGTGGTGGGCGGCGGGCACCGCGGGGTGGTGCTCTCGGCCAACTACCGGGCCCGCACCTACGGCGTCCGGTCCGCGATGCCGATGACCCGGGCCCGGCGGCTCTGCCCGAACGCCGTGGTCCTCTCGCCGAGCTTCGAGACCTTCGACGTGGTGTCCCGCTCGGTGATGGAGACCTTCCGGCAGGTCACCCCGCTGGTCGAGGTGGTCTCGCTGGACGAGGCGTTCCTCGACGTGTCCGGCTCCGTGCGCCGGCTCGGGTCACCGTACGCCATCGCCTCGCTGCTGCGGGCCCGGATCTACGACGAGCAGGGCATCACCTGCTCGGTCGGGATGGCGGCCACCGTCGCGGTCGCCAAGCTCGCCTCCCGGCGCGCCAAGCCCGACGGGATCGTGGTCGTGCCGCCCGCGGCGGTGACCACCTTCCTGCACCCGCTCGACGTCGGTGAGCTGTGGGGCGTGGGGGAGAAGACCAGTGACCTGCTGCACCGGCTCGGCCTGCGCACGGTCGGCGACATCGCGCACACCCCGCTGACCACGTTGCAGCGGGCGGTCGGGGTGCACCTGGCCACCTCCCTGCACCAGCTGGCCTGGGGCGAGGACCGGCGGGTGGTCACCGCGCGGCGGGGCGGCGACGAGCCGGACAAGAGCATGGGCGCCGACGAGACCTTCGGGCGGGACACCGACGACCGGGAGGTGGTGCTGCGCGAGCTGCTCCGGCTCTCCGCGAAGGTCGCCACCCGGATGCGGGCGGCCCAGGTGGCCGGCCGCACGGTCACCGTGAAGGTGCGGTTCGCCGACTTCACCACCCTCACCCGGTCCAAGACGCTGGGGGAGGCGACGGACGTGACGCGGGAGATCTACCGCACCGCGACCGACCTGTTCACCGGCCTCGGGCTGCAGCGCGCCCGGATCCGGCTGGTGGGGGTGCGGGTCGAGGGCTTGGTGCCCCGGTCCACGGTGCAGCGCCAGCTGGTGCTCGGGGAGCGGGAGCGCGGCTGGCCCGAGGCCGACGGCGCCGTGGACCGCGCCACCAGGAGGTTCGGGGCGGCGGCGTTGCGGCCGGCCACCCTGCTCGGCAGCGACCGGGCCTAG